The following are encoded together in the Aciduricibacillus chroicocephali genome:
- a CDS encoding alpha/beta hydrolase: MRKHWKKIVVAVAGVLVVADIGAGIFFYNLAIKRGPKDFLEGNSDLEVSQETMDELLEGKWRQWVRGQDFEELSMKSRDGIELRGYYLAAKKPTDKLVILTHGYLGHAKQMGLYGQYYHDVLGYNIFMPDARGHGDSAGDYYGFGWPDRLDLIDWTKKLLERDGADTKVVYHGLSMGAATVLMASGEKDLPKAVKAIIADSPYTDVYNLFAYQMKRMYHLPAFPVLDTTSVVTNMRAGYRLREASALKEVERSDVPMLIIHGKADTFVPTRMAQELQDHAGGKAELMLIDDANHGEGYVKEKARYQKRLEKFLRENVQ; the protein is encoded by the coding sequence TTGCGCAAACATTGGAAGAAAATTGTTGTAGCAGTTGCAGGTGTACTTGTCGTCGCAGATATCGGGGCCGGCATATTTTTCTATAATCTTGCTATTAAACGCGGGCCAAAAGATTTCCTGGAGGGAAACAGTGATCTGGAAGTTTCCCAGGAGACGATGGATGAGCTGCTTGAAGGTAAATGGCGTCAGTGGGTAAGAGGGCAGGATTTCGAGGAATTGTCGATGAAATCACGTGATGGAATTGAGCTTCGCGGCTACTATCTTGCGGCCAAAAAGCCAACGGACAAACTTGTCATTCTTACACATGGCTATTTGGGCCATGCCAAGCAGATGGGGCTTTATGGCCAATATTATCATGACGTGCTTGGCTATAATATTTTCATGCCGGATGCACGTGGTCATGGGGACAGTGCTGGCGACTATTACGGGTTCGGATGGCCGGACAGATTGGATTTGATTGACTGGACGAAGAAGTTGCTGGAACGGGATGGAGCGGATACAAAAGTCGTATATCATGGGCTCTCAATGGGCGCGGCGACTGTGCTCATGGCAAGTGGGGAGAAAGATTTGCCTAAGGCTGTGAAAGCGATTATCGCCGATAGTCCGTATACAGATGTGTACAATTTATTTGCTTACCAAATGAAACGGATGTATCATCTGCCAGCATTCCCGGTACTTGACACGACGAGTGTGGTGACAAATATGCGTGCAGGGTATCGGCTGCGCGAGGCGAGCGCATTGAAGGAAGTTGAGCGCAGCGATGTGCCGATGCTGATCATCCACGGGAAAGCGGATACTTTCGTGCCAACACGGATGGCGCAGGAACTGCAAGACCACGCGGGAGGCAAAGCCGAGTTGATGCTGATTGATGACGCGAATCACGGAGAAGGTTACGTGAAGGAGAAGGCACGGTATCAAAAGCGGTTGGAGAAGTTTTTACGCGAGAATGTACAGTAG
- a CDS encoding SDR family oxidoreductase, with protein MSTKTAIITGASSGIGQAAAKKLAAKGMNIMLAARREERLIELKKEIESAGGKAEYLITDVTKVADMEKLAEKTIELFGQIDILINNAGLMPLSYLRKKKVDEWDRMIDVNIKGVLYGIGAVLPHMEARESGHIINVASVAGHTVRPSTAVYSGTKFAVRAITEGLRQELNPEHDIRVTIISPGVVATELTDFITDDDAMDLFKKRNIDIPLESEDIANAIAYAVEQPNSVDVNEIVIRPTRQKP; from the coding sequence ATGAGTACAAAAACAGCAATCATTACCGGCGCGAGCAGCGGTATCGGACAGGCTGCCGCGAAGAAGCTCGCTGCAAAAGGGATGAACATCATGCTTGCCGCAAGACGTGAAGAACGTCTGATTGAGCTCAAAAAAGAAATTGAATCAGCCGGTGGGAAAGCAGAGTACCTCATCACTGATGTCACAAAAGTTGCCGATATGGAAAAGCTCGCCGAGAAAACAATCGAACTCTTCGGCCAGATTGATATTCTTATCAACAATGCCGGCCTTATGCCGCTTTCTTATTTAAGAAAGAAAAAAGTCGACGAATGGGATCGCATGATTGACGTCAATATTAAAGGGGTCCTCTATGGAATTGGTGCTGTTCTGCCACATATGGAGGCCCGTGAATCAGGTCATATCATCAATGTTGCGTCTGTCGCAGGCCATACTGTTCGCCCAAGCACAGCTGTGTACAGCGGTACAAAATTCGCTGTCCGTGCCATTACAGAAGGATTGCGTCAAGAATTGAATCCGGAACATGATATTAGAGTAACTATCATTTCTCCTGGTGTCGTCGCAACTGAGCTTACCGACTTCATTACCGACGATGATGCGATGGATCTGTTCAAAAAGCGCAATATCGATATCCCGCTTGAGTCAGAGGATATCGCAAATGCAATCGCCTATGCGGTTGAACAGCCGAATTCTGTTGATGTGAATGAAATCGTCATCCGTCCAACCCGCCAAAAACCATAA
- a CDS encoding nitroreductase family protein: MSYQKTNDFNHILKGRRSVKDYDTSVKISREEMTEILETATRAPSSVNMQPWRFVIVESDEAKAKLKPLVRFNQNQLATSAAMIAIFGDLKNFEKGEEIYSKAVELGYMPQEVKDDIFQAYTPYYESIPRDKMKDVVLIDGGLVAMQIMLTARAHGYDTNPIGGFEKDQVADALGLDAERYVPVMLLSIGKSNKEGHQSYRLPVEQITEWQ; the protein is encoded by the coding sequence ATGAGCTATCAAAAAACAAATGACTTCAACCATATACTGAAAGGCCGTCGCTCTGTAAAAGACTATGATACATCAGTCAAAATCAGCCGCGAAGAAATGACAGAAATTCTGGAGACCGCTACACGTGCTCCATCATCTGTAAACATGCAGCCATGGCGCTTCGTCATTGTGGAAAGCGATGAAGCAAAAGCAAAGCTGAAGCCGCTCGTCCGCTTTAACCAGAATCAGCTCGCTACTTCAGCTGCAATGATCGCCATTTTCGGAGACTTAAAAAACTTCGAAAAGGGAGAAGAAATATATAGCAAGGCTGTTGAGCTCGGCTATATGCCACAAGAAGTGAAAGATGATATCTTCCAAGCTTACACACCATATTATGAAAGTATTCCACGCGATAAGATGAAAGATGTCGTTCTCATCGACGGTGGACTTGTTGCAATGCAAATTATGCTTACAGCTCGCGCACACGGTTATGATACGAACCCGATCGGCGGCTTTGAAAAAGATCAGGTCGCAGATGCACTTGGACTTGATGCAGAACGTTATGTTCCTGTCATGTTGCTCTCAATTGGCAAGTCCAATAAGGAAGGCCACCAATCCTACCGCCTGCCTGTTGAACAGATTACCGAATGGCAGTAA
- a CDS encoding DMT family transporter produces the protein MAWLALVFAGLLEMTGVFMIGQWHRDRRWRTFAFLIASFGLSFLLLSVAMESLSMGTAYAVWTGIGASGGAVLGMIFFSESRDWRRMLFIVMILGAAIGLKLI, from the coding sequence ATGGCTTGGCTGGCGCTTGTTTTTGCTGGATTGTTGGAGATGACAGGAGTCTTCATGATTGGGCAGTGGCACAGGGATAGGAGATGGCGTACTTTCGCTTTTCTCATTGCAAGCTTCGGCCTCAGTTTCCTCCTTCTTTCGGTAGCAATGGAGTCGCTCTCGATGGGTACGGCGTATGCTGTGTGGACAGGAATTGGAGCTTCAGGAGGAGCAGTTCTTGGCATGATATTCTTCAGTGAATCACGCGATTGGCGCCGTATGCTGTTCATCGTGATGATTCTTGGTGCTGCAATTGGCTTAAAGCTGATTTAA
- a CDS encoding DMT family transporter, which translates to MRAQWLSVFIAAFFEIGWVVGLKHASTVLEWTGTIIAIIVSFYLLIQAGSKLPVGTVYAVFTGLGTAGTVLSGILFFGEPVKVEKLILIGVLLIGVIGLKTLTGKPSEQKGAES; encoded by the coding sequence ATGCGGGCACAGTGGCTCAGTGTATTTATCGCCGCTTTCTTTGAAATCGGTTGGGTTGTCGGCTTGAAGCATGCGTCGACTGTATTGGAGTGGACAGGTACCATCATTGCAATTATCGTCAGTTTTTATTTGCTAATACAGGCTGGAAGCAAGCTGCCGGTTGGGACGGTTTATGCTGTTTTTACTGGGTTAGGCACAGCAGGTACGGTCTTGAGCGGTATTCTGTTCTTTGGTGAGCCGGTGAAAGTGGAAAAGCTGATTCTTATCGGTGTGTTGCTGATTGGTGTCATCGGGCTGAAGACGTTAACCGGAAAGCCTTCTGAACAGAAAGGAGCTGAGAGCTAA
- a CDS encoding DUF2334 domain-containing protein, which produces MAESYLELVITVKRIVTFLLLIVIVAGSIPVQAAKVGTEGSRVLIVYSPKQEEDLGQARMMDSLAGHFSNDIKIIEDQDWRSINPKDFTQIIYMGLEEKQLPGKLVSDIKLFKGTVYAFGRNSEQFGKRFSFVKRTGGVLVNKLKLTSNGFEMQTAEERLASIVTPSAKSKVLVSGMNGSTAEYPLVIQNGNDFYCGLESLFNPSGYFVGESLFSFFGQKPTGKHPMYLRLEDVHPKADAGELMKMAKYLDKRRIPYIVSLIPVYVDPQTHKETHLKDVPKLVRTLRYMQGHGGSIVLHGYRHQYRHQGTGEGFEFWDVDYDRPVYQDNDEKPKTRKDFKSGEAYKSFVQNGKAFERKYIKSAVENGVEELAAHKLYPLAFEAPHYAMSEAGYQILSEHFSTYVGQVQLTNHTWEGEYSAIYTSAPSFLNGMKLYPETIGYVSGDEPNSIAEMKEKAMNATHFSDSAIAGFYHPYLGFEKLKELVTALEGVPNAEWFDLKAEDNRTNVGQIRIQTSEGKVDVEKNSVTSKYERQMMISRWIPKIIVIISAVILFVLLIVRRRRKQL; this is translated from the coding sequence ATGGCTGAATCATATTTGGAGTTGGTGATCACTGTGAAACGGATTGTCACTTTCCTGCTATTAATAGTAATCGTGGCGGGTTCTATTCCGGTTCAGGCAGCAAAAGTTGGAACAGAAGGTAGCCGGGTTCTTATCGTCTATTCGCCAAAGCAGGAAGAAGATCTTGGACAGGCTCGGATGATGGATAGTCTTGCCGGACATTTTTCAAACGATATAAAAATTATAGAAGATCAAGATTGGCGTTCGATTAATCCGAAAGATTTCACCCAAATAATTTATATGGGACTTGAAGAAAAGCAGCTCCCAGGCAAGTTAGTGTCAGATATCAAATTATTTAAGGGCACTGTCTATGCATTCGGGAGGAATAGCGAGCAGTTCGGAAAACGATTCAGCTTTGTCAAAAGGACGGGTGGTGTGCTCGTCAATAAACTGAAGCTGACATCAAATGGCTTTGAAATGCAGACCGCAGAGGAGCGTCTTGCTTCCATTGTTACACCATCTGCCAAATCGAAAGTTCTTGTTAGCGGAATGAATGGGAGTACAGCCGAATATCCGCTTGTCATCCAAAATGGTAACGATTTTTACTGTGGATTGGAATCACTTTTCAATCCGAGCGGTTATTTTGTCGGTGAATCGTTGTTTAGCTTCTTTGGCCAGAAGCCGACAGGGAAACACCCGATGTATTTGCGCCTGGAAGATGTACATCCCAAAGCTGATGCCGGTGAATTGATGAAGATGGCGAAGTACCTGGATAAACGGAGAATCCCATATATTGTTTCGCTCATTCCAGTGTATGTTGATCCGCAGACACATAAGGAAACGCATCTCAAAGATGTTCCAAAACTTGTCCGGACACTGCGTTATATGCAAGGGCACGGTGGGAGCATCGTGTTGCACGGCTACAGGCATCAGTATCGCCATCAGGGAACAGGAGAAGGATTCGAATTCTGGGATGTGGACTATGACAGACCGGTTTATCAGGACAATGATGAAAAACCGAAGACGCGTAAGGACTTCAAGTCAGGAGAAGCCTATAAAAGTTTTGTTCAAAATGGCAAAGCGTTTGAAAGGAAATATATTAAATCGGCAGTCGAAAACGGCGTAGAGGAACTTGCTGCCCATAAGCTGTATCCGCTAGCTTTTGAAGCACCGCATTATGCGATGTCCGAGGCGGGTTATCAGATACTTTCCGAGCATTTCAGCACATATGTCGGCCAGGTTCAGCTGACGAATCATACGTGGGAAGGCGAGTATTCTGCAATTTACACCTCTGCCCCGAGCTTTCTCAATGGTATGAAACTATATCCCGAGACAATTGGTTATGTGAGCGGTGATGAGCCAAATTCTATTGCCGAGATGAAAGAGAAAGCTATGAACGCAACCCACTTCTCAGATTCAGCAATTGCTGGATTCTATCATCCGTATCTTGGCTTTGAAAAATTGAAGGAATTGGTCACAGCTCTTGAAGGGGTACCCAATGCTGAATGGTTTGATTTGAAGGCAGAGGATAATCGCACTAACGTGGGACAAATCCGAATCCAAACCTCAGAGGGGAAAGTGGATGTGGAGAAAAACTCCGTCACTAGTAAATATGAGCGTCAAATGATGATCTCCAGATGGATCCCAAAAATAATTGTAATCATTTCAGCGGTGATTCTGTTTGTTTTACTAATAGTAAGACGTCGACGAAAGCAGTTGTAA
- a CDS encoding glycosyl hydrolase produces MRKLFASLLAATLLLQAAPVMAQKDMTSATERFIANHMQNPNGTLATYLIDRPSTDPTYVAGHEALSESLGLEMVYLFEKKDAIAFQKQYDILKQYYLAPNGLVRWKLNADGTSSVTTNALIDDWRIMTVLFKAGEYFGNAAYTETAKQMAKALAEKNMRNGYFTDFHDSQYNISNNTLSLFYIDPEALQYMLKYNVISKKTLNRTIGVLNSVPSDGVFFAKNFNVDTATYQNDAQVHMIEQIYIAHFRKLNGKNSPGFYDFVKQEFNRNGRLYGQYDRASRQPAVNFESNAVYGMLIQYALEMNDPDFARRVYDRMHEYEVSDPQSPYYGGYVVETPDGSDTHIFDNLFPLLAKQQLERLAN; encoded by the coding sequence ATGAGAAAGTTATTCGCTTCCCTGTTGGCTGCCACCCTGCTTTTGCAAGCTGCACCAGTCATGGCTCAAAAGGACATGACATCTGCTACGGAACGTTTCATTGCGAACCATATGCAGAATCCAAATGGAACACTTGCTACATATCTTATTGATCGACCTTCGACTGATCCGACATATGTTGCCGGACACGAAGCACTTTCTGAATCACTCGGTTTGGAAATGGTCTACTTGTTCGAGAAAAAAGATGCCATCGCTTTCCAGAAACAGTATGACATTTTGAAGCAGTATTATCTTGCACCAAATGGACTTGTTCGCTGGAAACTGAACGCCGATGGAACGAGTAGTGTAACGACGAATGCGCTCATCGATGATTGGCGAATCATGACTGTCTTGTTCAAAGCTGGTGAATATTTCGGCAATGCTGCATATACTGAGACAGCTAAGCAGATGGCCAAGGCACTCGCTGAGAAAAACATGAGAAACGGCTATTTCACTGATTTCCATGATTCTCAATATAATATTTCCAATAACACACTCAGCCTCTTCTATATTGATCCGGAGGCTTTGCAATATATGCTCAAGTACAATGTAATCAGCAAGAAGACATTAAACCGTACAATTGGTGTATTGAATTCAGTGCCAAGTGATGGCGTCTTCTTTGCGAAGAATTTCAATGTAGATACAGCAACGTATCAAAACGATGCACAAGTTCATATGATTGAACAAATCTATATTGCGCACTTCCGAAAACTAAATGGGAAGAATTCTCCTGGTTTCTATGATTTTGTGAAGCAGGAATTCAACCGGAACGGCCGATTGTACGGTCAATATGATCGTGCTTCACGCCAGCCGGCAGTCAATTTTGAGTCTAATGCTGTTTATGGCATGCTCATTCAGTATGCGCTCGAAATGAATGATCCCGATTTTGCAAGACGGGTATATGACCGTATGCATGAATATGAAGTCAGCGATCCGCAAAGCCCGTACTATGGAGGCTATGTCGTCGAGACACCGGATGGCAGTGACACGCATATCTTTGATAATTTGTTTCCTCTCCTTGCCAAGCAACAATTGGAACGTTTGGCAAATTAA
- the trhA gene encoding PAQR family membrane homeostasis protein TrhA, which yields MYSKQEEIANAVIHGIGTLLSIAALSVLVAFASVHGSAWHITSFAIFGGTMILLYACSTIVHSIPAGRAKDVFEILDHSAIYIFIAGTYTPFLLISLKGAFGWSLFGVIWSLAIAGTIFKIHFVKRFMHLSTLLYLAMGWLILLAWGPLVANVPEHGLTFLVIGGVLYSVGAIFFVWRGFRYHHAIWHLFVLAGSVMHFFAVLTLLNS from the coding sequence ATGTATTCCAAACAGGAAGAAATCGCAAACGCCGTCATCCATGGGATCGGCACATTGCTTAGCATTGCTGCACTATCGGTACTTGTCGCTTTTGCCTCTGTACATGGTTCGGCCTGGCATATTACGAGCTTTGCCATTTTTGGCGGAACGATGATTTTGCTTTATGCTTGCTCGACAATTGTGCACAGTATACCGGCTGGCCGAGCAAAGGATGTATTCGAAATCCTCGACCATTCCGCTATATACATTTTCATTGCTGGAACATATACACCGTTTCTGCTCATCTCCCTTAAAGGTGCATTCGGCTGGTCGTTATTCGGAGTCATCTGGAGCTTAGCCATTGCAGGAACCATTTTTAAAATACATTTCGTCAAGCGCTTCATGCATTTGTCTACATTGCTCTACTTGGCAATGGGCTGGCTCATTTTACTAGCATGGGGGCCACTCGTCGCCAATGTGCCTGAACATGGCCTTACATTTCTTGTGATTGGCGGTGTGCTCTATTCCGTCGGTGCCATTTTCTTCGTATGGCGCGGTTTCCGCTATCACCACGCAATCTGGCATCTGTTCGTGCTTGCTGGATCTGTCATGCATTTCTTCGCAGTGCTGACATTGCTGAACAGCTAG
- the gvpU gene encoding gas vesicle accessory protein GvpU → MATDTMKDNTLAFFAEAVNRNDFTLDITLNVKGAVITGTMVSAGKYFESLSETFEGSGDVAEALSEQLAHAGENAQSTNGGSPSFIHLEGAKVYCGDARPTPSQGDILWRGKLSEVDGFFLGKIHDNED, encoded by the coding sequence ATGGCAACAGATACGATGAAGGATAATACGCTCGCATTTTTTGCGGAAGCGGTAAACCGGAATGACTTTACCCTTGATATTACACTCAATGTAAAAGGAGCCGTCATCACAGGAACGATGGTGTCAGCTGGGAAATACTTTGAATCGCTGAGCGAAACATTTGAAGGCAGTGGTGATGTTGCCGAGGCTTTAAGCGAGCAACTGGCACATGCTGGAGAGAATGCTCAGTCCACAAATGGCGGCTCCCCCAGCTTTATACATTTGGAAGGCGCAAAAGTATATTGTGGGGATGCAAGACCGACCCCGTCACAGGGAGACATATTGTGGCGCGGCAAGTTAAGTGAAGTAGATGGTTTCTTTCTTGGGAAAATTCATGACAATGAAGACTAA